Sequence from the Fictibacillus arsenicus genome:
GTGAGACCCTGCAGGCTTGAAGAGCTAGGGGGCTCACCGCACGCCCCGCGGAAAGCGAGTCCTGTAGCGGAAATTAACCTCTTACAAAAGCAACAAAGTTTTCGAAAACAGCCTTTTTAAAAGCCTTGCACAAAGGAATGCGTTGAATGTAAGTGGAGATTTTAAAATAAGACAGTGGTTTAATAAAGCAGACCAAGTTCCTTTTTGATATAATGGAGTAGGTGTTAGAAAAAGCGTTTAATTAAGCGTGAATCATGCTTACAAAGGAGAGCGCGTACCAACATGAATATAGCTTTTTATTTGTTGCCTAAAGATGAAGTAAAGTACTTGAACCCTGAAGCAACTATGAGGCAGGCATTAGAGAAGTTATCTTATCACAAGTATACTTCAGTGCCGCTTGTATCTGAAGAAGGACGCTACATTGGAACGCTGACTGAAGGCGATCTTCTATGGAAGCTTAGGGAAGCTTTTGAAAAGGGTTATGATGAAGTTTTAAAGACAAAGTTAACTGATGTGCCGCAGCGTATAAATAATATATCCGTATCGATCAACTCAAATATGGAAGACCTTATTACTTTGTCTACTGACCAGAACTTTATTCCTGTTACCGATGACGATGGTCATTTCATCGGTATTATTAGAAGAAGAGATATCATCAAGTATTGTGCAAATTTAATTTGGAAAAAAGAACTGACAAAAGATTAAGGCATGTGTCTTAATCTTTTTGTACATACAGGAGGAATAGTATAGGGTGAAAATCGCAGCAATCACTGCCGGTGGAATGCTTGGAGCTGTTCTCCGGTTTTGGATCGGTATCCTCCTTTATCAGCCCCATGCGCAGTTTCCGTTTCCCACCTTGGCGATAAATTTGATTGGAAGTTTTATTCTTGGGTGGTTTGTTGTTCACGGATCTCAGCAAATAAAAAACAGAACACTCGTATTAGGAATTCAAACAGGATTTTTAGGTTCTTTCACGACGTTTTCAACATTTAATGCGGAGATTGTTCTGCTTTTGGATCAAGGACTTCATTCGATAGCTATCCAGTATTTCATAATCAGTGCAGTAATGGGTATTGGAGCGGTCTTACTCGGGATGAAATGCGGCTCAGTCCTTCTAGAGAAAGAAGGTGCTGAACAATGATATTAAGCTCTATTGCTGTGGCTGCCGGCGGAGCATGCGGTGCACTGGCTCGTTACTTTGTGAGTCAGCGATTAAATGGAGAAATTCCTTGGGGAACGTTTTGTGTTAATATTTTCGGATCGTTCTTATTAGGCTGGTATGTCGTGAATGAAGGACGGGAAATACTAGATTCACTGTACGCAGCAGGTTTTCTAGGCGCCCTCACGACATTCTCGACACTTCAATTTGAAGTTGTTACACTTTATAAAAAAGATAAAAGAAAAGTTCTTTTTTATTTGGTCCTGACATACACATTAGGATTGATAGCTGCTTGGACAGGCTTTTTGGCAGCAGCAAAAATATAATCAGAGGTTAAGGAGATACAATGAAAGAATTAGTGATTTCACTGCTAGAATGGATTATGAGTTTAGGTCATTTAGGAATTGCACTTGGGTTGATGATTGAGGTCATTCCCAGTGAGCTTGTTCTATCTTACGGTGGGTACATGATTGCCAAAGGACATCTGAATTTCACCCTAGCTGTTATTGCCGGGACAATCGGCGGAACGCTGGCACAGCTTTTCTTATATTGGATGGGCTATTATGGAGGACGACCGTTCTTAGAAAAGTACGGAAAATACATTCTAATCTCTAAAAAGCAAATTGACCTTTCAGAAAAGTGGTTTAATAAATATGGTACAGGCGTTATTTTCTTTGCTCGATTTATTCCGGTTGTAAGACATGCGATCAGCATCCCAGCGGGTATTGCAAAAATGTCATTTGCGAAGTTCACATTATTTACAACACTTGCTGTTATTCCATGGTCAATCTTCTTCATTGAATTAGGAAGCAGGCTTGGAAGCAACTGGGAAGACATCAAAACAATCGCTGCCCCTTACACAAGAGGAATTATGATCGCAGCAGTCGTGATCATCTTCCTGTTTATCTTGTATAAAGTAAAAAAGAAATAAGAAATAAGAATATGTTAATCAATGAGCCCACTTAATAATAAGCGGGTTTTTATTTTGTTTAGAGGACAAATTCTAAGCGAATTCGTCCACATCATATATATCCCTACTGTGAAAAAATTTCTGAAGGAGGGAAGGGATATGGATACTTTCATAAAAAATTATCATGAAACCTATAATGCAGCAAAAGTGAACGAACTTTTGCTGCGGATTAAAGCTCATAATGAAAGGTCAGATATGACAGCGAAGGTCTCGGAAGCGATGCGGAACTGTGGTTTCAACAGCGGAGATATTGAGCAGGTGCTGAAGCAGCTCAGGGGGGACAGTCCCTAGTCAATTACACTTAGCTGATTTTGTGTGTTTGGGAAGGACAGTCACGGTCAAGGCTCATAAATTAAAATGAAGGCTCATAAAAATTCCTGAAGGTTCATAAATCTTCACGAAGACACATAATAAACGTTAAGCCGCTTCAAATTAGTGACTTCCACTAATGAGAGCGGCTTTTCCCGATGACTTTGAATGTATTTCCCACTTCAGACAAGCATTTTCTTCACGATTTAGGCAAAAATACGATATACTACACAGGAAGAGGTGATGGCTTTGGAAATTACATTAAGCGCAAAAAAGTATATTGAAGAAGTGCTTGAAATGAATAACGCAAACGGAATCCGAGTTTATTTTGCAGGCATGGGCTGAGGAGGTCCAAAGCTTGGCCTGGCTCTGGATGAGCCGGAAAACTCAGATGTTATTGAAGAAATTAACGGAATTCGTGTTGCTTTTGACCAGAGAATTAAAGATCAGACAACTGCATTAAAGCTTGATTTTGAAGATTCTAAGCACGGCTCTGGATTAATTATGGTCGGGCAGGATGAATGCTGCTAAAACAAAAACCGCTGTGACAGGAATTCCTGCCTCACAGCGGTTTTTATATTTCACTTATTGCTGAGACTTCCGGAAACCGGCATCGATTGCTTCTTGCTCGCTGCAGAACCATTCTTCAGGTTTAGTAATTTTATAATATCTGCCGCTTTCAACATGATAGATTTTTTCTCCGGAAGAGTTAATGTTCCCTTTAATCGTGCATTTTGAGTCAGCAGGCTCTTCGATTGGATCTTCTGCTTCTTCAGGAATATAACCATCCTCCTGTGAATAGTTCTCCAAACTCCAAATGCCATTCCCTTCTTTTTGAGCATGTTTTTGGATCTTCTCGTAGTCATCCACATATTTTGTGTTTGGCTCAAACACATAAGCCACTCGCGCAAATCCTTTTTCAAGCAGCGATTCTTGAACACTCTTATCGTCTGCATACACGTATGCTAAGAGTCTCCCGTACTTGTCCCGTTCACCAATTCCAAGCTCCAGCTCAACATTCGATCCGCTCAGCATGTTTTCGGTATGTTTGCTCGCTTCTTTACTAAACGGCTGAACGGGTTTTTTTGGATGGACGCTCTCCGGGGTATCTACTAGTAAAAAGCGAACGGTTTCACTTTTACCATCGACTTTTACTTTTATCGTGTCACCGTCGACTACGTCTAGAACTTGAACTGGAATTCTATCTTTTTCAGACGATAGCAACTGGCTGCATCCTGCGAGAACCAAGAAAATTGAAGAAAGAATCAGCCCAACTTTAAAGTTAAATTTCATATGTATCATCCTTTAATAAGCCAATTTATTGTATATGAGTTACCCATATCTATTATAATAAAAGATAGATTGAAGAAATTATAGAATATCACATTACATGAAAAAAGTGGCGTATTCTAGAAAGGAGATTGCCTTGAAAAAGATACATAGATTATTTGCGATCTGTTTTGCAGTGATTTTAACACTGACAGCTACAGGCTGCGGGAATGACTCTAAGCTGAAAGAAGCGAAACTAGAAAACCAGAACGGTGAACCGGTAGCCGTATTTCCTTCAGACAAACCGTCATTAATTTTCTTATTTACAACTGCTGGCTGAGGACTCTGTCAAGCTCAGCTGGTTCAGCTGAAAGAGAATGTAAATAAGTTTGAAGATATGGATGTTAATATGTATGCAGTGAGTTCTGATACGGTTGAACATTTATCAGCTCTTCATCAAGAAATGCAGCCGCCGTTCCCATTTTTGTCTGATCCTGAATTTAAATTGATCGACCATCTGGATATGAAAGGCGAAGGCGTAGCAAAACGCGGTTATGCATTAGTCGATAAAAAAGGTAAAGTAATAGTTACGAAAGTAAACGACCACTGGGGA
This genomic interval carries:
- a CDS encoding HesB-like (seleno)protein, whose translation is MEITLSAKKYIEEVLEMNNANGIRVYFAGMGUGGPKLGLALDEPENSDVIEEINGIRVAFDQRIKDQTTALKLDFEDSKHGSGLIMVGQDECC
- a CDS encoding fluoride efflux transporter FluC, translating into MILSSIAVAAGGACGALARYFVSQRLNGEIPWGTFCVNIFGSFLLGWYVVNEGREILDSLYAAGFLGALTTFSTLQFEVVTLYKKDKRKVLFYLVLTYTLGLIAAWTGFLAAAKI
- a CDS encoding CBS domain-containing protein; the protein is MNIAFYLLPKDEVKYLNPEATMRQALEKLSYHKYTSVPLVSEEGRYIGTLTEGDLLWKLREAFEKGYDEVLKTKLTDVPQRINNISVSINSNMEDLITLSTDQNFIPVTDDDGHFIGIIRRRDIIKYCANLIWKKELTKD
- the crcB gene encoding fluoride efflux transporter CrcB, with the protein product MKIAAITAGGMLGAVLRFWIGILLYQPHAQFPFPTLAINLIGSFILGWFVVHGSQQIKNRTLVLGIQTGFLGSFTTFSTFNAEIVLLLDQGLHSIAIQYFIISAVMGIGAVLLGMKCGSVLLEKEGAEQ
- a CDS encoding DedA family protein, translating into MKELVISLLEWIMSLGHLGIALGLMIEVIPSELVLSYGGYMIAKGHLNFTLAVIAGTIGGTLAQLFLYWMGYYGGRPFLEKYGKYILISKKQIDLSEKWFNKYGTGVIFFARFIPVVRHAISIPAGIAKMSFAKFTLFTTLAVIPWSIFFIELGSRLGSNWEDIKTIAAPYTRGIMIAAVVIIFLFILYKVKKK
- a CDS encoding thermonuclease family protein, translating into MKFNFKVGLILSSIFLVLAGCSQLLSSEKDRIPVQVLDVVDGDTIKVKVDGKSETVRFLLVDTPESVHPKKPVQPFSKEASKHTENMLSGSNVELELGIGERDKYGRLLAYVYADDKSVQESLLEKGFARVAYVFEPNTKYVDDYEKIQKHAQKEGNGIWSLENYSQEDGYIPEEAEDPIEEPADSKCTIKGNINSSGEKIYHVESGRYYKITKPEEWFCSEQEAIDAGFRKSQQ